A single Carassius carassius chromosome 3, fCarCar2.1, whole genome shotgun sequence DNA region contains:
- the cln6a gene encoding ceroid-lipofuscinosis neuronal protein 6a encodes MRRRPQSAALTSAFLRAGSEKPVSAAAAQSQFHTDLWLCFTLQNWILDFGRPIAMIIMPLEWFPLNKPSVGDYFHMAYNVITPFLLLKLIERSPTALPRSAVYLCIITFVMGASIHLVGDSINHRLILSGYQLHLSVRENPIIKDLKPASLIDSFELLYYYDEHLGHSMWYVPFFLILFLYFTGCFTQVKDEKMPYSGWLLLGPSAVYYWYLITEGQIFVLYVFTFFAMVATVMRQRRMGFVLDSNGRFLIYNFIITLGLVLVWVAYLWNDKVLRKKYPGIIYVPEPWSFYTLHIKGS; translated from the exons ATGCGGAGAAGACCACAGTCTGCGGCTTTGACATCGGCATTTTTAAG GGCTGGGAGTGAGAAACCCGTTTCTGCAGCTGCAGCACAGTCGCAGTTTCACACAGACCTCTGGCTCTGTTTCACTCTGCAGAACTGGATATTGGACTTTGGGAGGCCAATTGCTATG atcATAATGCCCCTGGAATGGTTTCCTCTAAATAAACCCAGTGTTGGAGATTATTTTCACATGGCATATAATGTCATCACACCATTCCTATTGCTGAAG CTGATTGAGCGGAGTCCCACAGCCCTTCCTCGCTCTGCTGTTTACCTCTGCATCATCACCTTTGTCATGGGAGCTAGCATACACCTGGTAGGAGACTCTATTAACCATCGCCTCATCCTCAGTGGATACCAGCTTCACCTTTCTGTCAGAGAAAACCCCATTATCAAAGATCTGAAGCCTGCCTCACTG ATTGATTCCTTTGAGCTTCTGTATTACTATGATGAGCACTTAGGGCATTCCATGTG GTACGTCCCTTTCTTTCTCATCCTCTTCCTATATTTCACTGGCTGCTTTACACAAGTTAAAGATGAGAAGATGCCTTACTCAGGCTGGCTGCTACTTGGCCCCAGTGCGGTGTACTATTG GTATCTGATTACTGAGGGGCAGATCTTTGTCCTGTATGTCTTCACCTTTTTTGCGATGGTTGCCACTGTGATGCGCCAGAGGCGGATGGGCTTTGTGTTAGACAGCAATGGCCGTTTCCTCATCTATAACTTCATCATTACTCTGGGATTAGTTCTGGTTTGGGTCGCATATCTGTGGAATGATAAAGTTTTGCGCAAAAAGTATCCTGGTATCATATATGTTCCAGAGCCTTGGTCCTTCTATACCTTACACATCAAAGGCAGTTAA
- the calml4a gene encoding calmodulin-like protein 4a, whose translation MAKFLSQTQIDEFKECFSLYDKKRKGKIEAKDLITVMRCLGTSPTYNEVDRHLQIHKIDKTGELDFSTFLTMMHRQMQQEDPKTEILEAMRMTDKHKKGYILASELRAKLTGLGEKLTDKEVDELFKEANVGRDGLVYYEEFTRMVTLPSVDY comes from the exons ATG GCAAAATTCTTATCACAAACTCAGATTGATG AGTTCAAAGAATGTTTCTCGCTTTATGACAAGAAGCGAAAGGGGAAGATTGAAGCCAAAGACCTTATTACAGTCATGCGCTGTCTGGGTACAAGTCCCACATATAATGAAGTGGACAGACATCTGCAAATCCACAAAATAG ATAAGACAGGGGAGTTGGATTTTTCTACATTTCTAACTATGATGCATAGACAGATGCAGCAGGAAGATCCTAAGACTGAAATTCTGGAGGCTATGCGCATGACAGATAAACACAAGAAGGGTTACATTCTGGCCTCTGAGCTACGGGCCAAACTCACAGGCTTGGGAGAAAAGCTCACTGATAAAGAAG TGGATGAGCTTTTTAAAGAGGCTAATGTTGGACGTGATGGACTTGTTTATTATGAGGAGTTCACCAGAATGGTCACACTTCCTTCAGTTGACTACTAG
- the tex9 gene encoding testis-expressed protein 9 isoform X1, giving the protein MADITPRHALPALKKPQTSHLERPSRPRAQSRSSSAPLKKPPHMDLLAREEEYKRLNAELEAKTAELVREAEKVMRDQNEVLSKPISSHISIDTDCDFEVSRKAEIKRESTSKQPPAMIIRNKNYSAKSSKPNKPGSGNRKNSQKAPQTVVDDVAIPEDFGDFSLAKTISIIEGKVSDDLNEEHLQDDIMPSAGDEMGAEAQIRFLKAKLRVMQEELNRLAYECNKKDDENSTLNNKLKDLEEEKTRLQRTTNVQQTQIEKQRALAEESSRKSEGLQQQVAALQKELESMKRTHKQAASAHSATEVRLNRALEEVERTKTQLNKLKQTSKDLTSQEQQKIETLQTENRKLERQKAELIVGFKKQLKLIDILKRQKMHFEAAKLLSFTEEEFMKALDWGKDGVS; this is encoded by the exons atggcAGACATCACACCCAGACACGCGCTACCTGCT TTAAAAAAGCCTCAAACGTCTCACTTAGAAAGGCCTTCAAGACCCAGAGCTCAGAGCAGGTCTTCCTCCGCTCCTTTAAAGAAACCTCCACACATGGACCTCCTAGCCAGAGAGGAAGAATAcaa GCGTCTCAATGCAGAGCTAGAAGCAAAAACAGCAGAACTTGTTCGGGAAGCAGAGAAAGTTATG AGGGATCAAAATGAGGTGCTCTCCAAACCAATCTCCTCCCACATCTCCATTGATACTGACTGTGATTTTGAAGTTTCTAG GAAGGCTGAGATAAAAAGAGAATCCACGTCTAAGCAGCCCCCTGCAATG ATCATAAGAAACAAGAACTACTCTGCAAAATCTTCAAAGCCAAACAAGCCAGGATCGGGAAACAGAAAGAATTCCCA AAAAGCACCACAGACTGTGGTTGATGATGTTGCTATTCCTGAAGACTTTGGGGATTTCTCACTTGCTAAAACAATCAGCATAATTGAAGGCAAAGTTAGTGATGATCTCAATGAGGAACACTTGCAGGATGACATCATGCCCAGTGCTGGAGATGAGATGGGTGCAG AAGCTCAAATCAGATTTTTGAAGGCTAAACTTCGAGTAATGCAGGAAGAATTGAACAGACTCGCATATGAATGCAACAAGAAG GATGATGAAAACAGCACTTTAAACAATAAACTGAAGGACTTGGAGGAGGAAAAGACAAGATTGCAGAGGACTACAAATGTCCAGCAGACTCAAATTGAGAAACAAAGAGCTTTAGCTGAAGAATCAAGTCGGAAATCTGAAGGTCTGCAACAGCAAGTGGCAGCATTGCAAAAG GAGTTGGAAAGCATGAAGAGGACCCACAAGCAGGCAGCCAGTGCCCACAGTGCAACAGAGGTGCGGTTGAATAGAGCTCTGGAGGAGGTTGAGAGGACTAAAACACAACTCAACAAACTCAAACAAACCAGTAAG GATTTAACCAGTCAGGAGCAACAAAAGATTGAAACATTACAAACTGAGAACAGAAAACTGGAACGACAGAAGGCTGAGCTCATTGTGGGTTTTAAAAAGCAACTTAAGCTAATAGATATTTTAAAGCGACAGAAG ATGCATTTTGAAGCGGCCAAGCTGTTGTCCTTCACTGAAGAGGAGTTCATGAAAGCTCTGGATTGGGGAAAGGATGGAGTGTCATAG
- the tex9 gene encoding testis-expressed protein 9 isoform X2 codes for MCTNNDQFQLKKPQTSHLERPSRPRAQSRSSSAPLKKPPHMDLLAREEEYKRLNAELEAKTAELVREAEKVMRDQNEVLSKPISSHISIDTDCDFEVSRKAEIKRESTSKQPPAMIIRNKNYSAKSSKPNKPGSGNRKNSQKAPQTVVDDVAIPEDFGDFSLAKTISIIEGKVSDDLNEEHLQDDIMPSAGDEMGAEAQIRFLKAKLRVMQEELNRLAYECNKKDDENSTLNNKLKDLEEEKTRLQRTTNVQQTQIEKQRALAEESSRKSEGLQQQVAALQKELESMKRTHKQAASAHSATEVRLNRALEEVERTKTQLNKLKQTSKDLTSQEQQKIETLQTENRKLERQKAELIVGFKKQLKLIDILKRQKMHFEAAKLLSFTEEEFMKALDWGKDGVS; via the exons ATGTGCACCAACAATGATCAATTCCAG TTAAAAAAGCCTCAAACGTCTCACTTAGAAAGGCCTTCAAGACCCAGAGCTCAGAGCAGGTCTTCCTCCGCTCCTTTAAAGAAACCTCCACACATGGACCTCCTAGCCAGAGAGGAAGAATAcaa GCGTCTCAATGCAGAGCTAGAAGCAAAAACAGCAGAACTTGTTCGGGAAGCAGAGAAAGTTATG AGGGATCAAAATGAGGTGCTCTCCAAACCAATCTCCTCCCACATCTCCATTGATACTGACTGTGATTTTGAAGTTTCTAG GAAGGCTGAGATAAAAAGAGAATCCACGTCTAAGCAGCCCCCTGCAATG ATCATAAGAAACAAGAACTACTCTGCAAAATCTTCAAAGCCAAACAAGCCAGGATCGGGAAACAGAAAGAATTCCCA AAAAGCACCACAGACTGTGGTTGATGATGTTGCTATTCCTGAAGACTTTGGGGATTTCTCACTTGCTAAAACAATCAGCATAATTGAAGGCAAAGTTAGTGATGATCTCAATGAGGAACACTTGCAGGATGACATCATGCCCAGTGCTGGAGATGAGATGGGTGCAG AAGCTCAAATCAGATTTTTGAAGGCTAAACTTCGAGTAATGCAGGAAGAATTGAACAGACTCGCATATGAATGCAACAAGAAG GATGATGAAAACAGCACTTTAAACAATAAACTGAAGGACTTGGAGGAGGAAAAGACAAGATTGCAGAGGACTACAAATGTCCAGCAGACTCAAATTGAGAAACAAAGAGCTTTAGCTGAAGAATCAAGTCGGAAATCTGAAGGTCTGCAACAGCAAGTGGCAGCATTGCAAAAG GAGTTGGAAAGCATGAAGAGGACCCACAAGCAGGCAGCCAGTGCCCACAGTGCAACAGAGGTGCGGTTGAATAGAGCTCTGGAGGAGGTTGAGAGGACTAAAACACAACTCAACAAACTCAAACAAACCAGTAAG GATTTAACCAGTCAGGAGCAACAAAAGATTGAAACATTACAAACTGAGAACAGAAAACTGGAACGACAGAAGGCTGAGCTCATTGTGGGTTTTAAAAAGCAACTTAAGCTAATAGATATTTTAAAGCGACAGAAG ATGCATTTTGAAGCGGCCAAGCTGTTGTCCTTCACTGAAGAGGAGTTCATGAAAGCTCTGGATTGGGGAAAGGATGGAGTGTCATAG